A genomic window from Streptomyces sp. MST-110588 includes:
- a CDS encoding DUF2867 domain-containing protein → MATASASPARVRRVEVPRALRAREDLAGYHYASAFASPVPDGRPLTPEQWARVTFETAPLPMRWCLMLGWTGVLGLRLGPKSSPRHVLGWRVTRPGPGSVTLEAPSRLVDAHNVVLVEDAQILWATTVRFKGRAGRVAWGVAAPVHHLMVPLLLRRALRSAAGRRRTAPGSRSAA, encoded by the coding sequence ATGGCCACTGCTTCCGCATCCCCCGCGCGCGTACGGCGTGTGGAAGTGCCGCGAGCGCTGCGGGCCCGCGAAGACCTCGCGGGGTACCACTACGCGTCGGCCTTCGCGTCACCTGTGCCGGACGGCCGGCCGCTGACGCCGGAGCAGTGGGCACGGGTCACGTTCGAGACGGCCCCGCTTCCCATGCGGTGGTGCCTGATGCTGGGGTGGACCGGTGTACTGGGGCTGCGGCTGGGCCCGAAGTCCTCCCCGCGGCACGTCCTGGGATGGCGGGTGACGCGTCCCGGTCCCGGCTCGGTCACCCTGGAAGCACCCTCCCGGCTGGTCGACGCGCACAACGTCGTGCTGGTGGAGGACGCGCAGATCCTGTGGGCCACCACCGTGCGCTTCAAGGGGCGGGCCGGCCGGGTGGCGTGGGGGGTGGCGGCGCCGGTCCACCACCTGATGGTCCCCCTGCTGCTGCGGCGCGCGCTCCGGTCCGCCGCAGGCCGCCGCCGGACCGCACCGGGCTCCCGGTCGGCGGCTTAG
- a CDS encoding C40 family peptidase, translating into MAAHVRVSGMPVRAGVISALALATAAGTMMIPGGTAEAQAASASAKALRIAASKKGAPYQYGATGPYRFDCSGLTLYSFKRAGKKLPRTAASQYNRTRHVPASSRARGDLVFFYSRGGIYHVGIYAGSGRIWHAPKTGDVVRLQKIWTRSVLYGRVR; encoded by the coding sequence ATGGCTGCGCACGTTCGCGTTTCCGGGATGCCGGTGCGGGCGGGAGTGATCTCCGCTCTCGCCCTCGCCACGGCCGCCGGGACGATGATGATCCCCGGTGGGACGGCGGAGGCGCAGGCCGCCTCGGCCTCCGCCAAAGCGCTGCGGATCGCCGCCTCGAAGAAAGGGGCTCCCTACCAGTACGGCGCGACGGGCCCGTACCGCTTCGACTGCTCGGGCCTGACGCTGTACTCGTTCAAGCGCGCGGGCAAGAAACTCCCCCGCACCGCCGCGTCGCAGTACAACCGCACCCGCCATGTCCCCGCATCCTCCCGCGCACGCGGTGACCTGGTCTTCTTCTATTCCCGTGGGGGCATATACCACGTGGGGATATACGCCGGGAGCGGACGCATCTGGCACGCGCCCAAGACCGGTGACGTGGTGCGCCTGCAGAAGATATGGACGCGCAGCGTCCTGTACGGCCGGGTGCGCTGA
- a CDS encoding DUF6328 family protein, which produces MDRPTDRPGTPDPGAGGREERQEDAQERHETALERYDRNFSELLQELRVMQTGVQILFAFLLTLAFTPRFVSLDTVQRATYVGTLLLAVLAAVLLTAPVATHRMLFQRREKRLVVMVSARLAGAGMAAVAVALAGAVTLVVDVVLNRAAGVAAGAATLLACAALWAFLPRVLGRRNGHDHERAGPGPGAADRAGDQDGYGGDTRSTRG; this is translated from the coding sequence ATGGACCGTCCCACCGACCGCCCCGGGACGCCGGACCCCGGCGCCGGCGGACGCGAGGAGCGCCAGGAGGACGCGCAGGAACGCCACGAGACCGCGCTGGAGCGTTACGACCGCAACTTCTCCGAACTGCTCCAGGAACTGCGGGTCATGCAGACCGGCGTACAGATCCTCTTCGCGTTTCTGCTGACCCTGGCCTTCACTCCGCGCTTCGTGTCCCTGGACACGGTCCAGCGGGCGACGTACGTCGGGACGCTGCTGCTGGCCGTGCTGGCGGCCGTACTGCTGACCGCGCCGGTCGCCACCCACCGGATGCTCTTCCAGCGGCGCGAGAAACGCCTGGTCGTGATGGTGTCCGCCCGGCTCGCGGGAGCGGGCATGGCGGCGGTGGCGGTGGCCCTGGCCGGCGCCGTGACTCTGGTCGTCGACGTGGTGCTGAACCGGGCCGCGGGCGTGGCGGCGGGGGCCGCGACGCTGCTGGCGTGCGCCGCGCTGTGGGCCTTCCTGCCGCGCGTACTGGGACGCCGCAACGGGCACGACCACGAGCGGGCCGGGCCGGGACCCGGGGCGGCGGACCGTGCGGGCGACCAGGACGGGTACGGGGGCGACACCCGCAGTACGCGCGGGTAA
- a CDS encoding cytochrome P450: MRPEPSTHAPGETTVTTAPSAEAVTLPTDRTTGCPFDPPAELAKVRERQPLIRMRYPDGHLGWLVTGHSAARAVLSDPRFSSRYELLHALVPDAPSEIPPAPPGDLTGMDAPEHTRYRRLLMGKFTVRRMRLLTERVGQITAEHLDAMERRGGPVDLVEAFARPVPALMICELLGVPYADRDHFQRLTATVMERETTPEEMMAAYHALQEYIHELVRAKRSEPTDDLLGDLATSDLTDEELAGVGAFLLAAGLDTTTSMLALGTFALLRNPGQLAALRADPSLADQAVEELLRYLSIADPMVRSALEDVEVDGRLIRAGESVTVSVQAANRDPLRFPDPDTLDLHRKATGHLSFGHGIHQCLGQQLARVEMRVAFPALVTRFPTLRLAVPPEQVPLRAHAGIYGVHSLPVTWDER; this comes from the coding sequence ATGCGGCCAGAACCGTCCACCCACGCGCCCGGTGAGACGACTGTGACCACAGCCCCTTCCGCCGAGGCGGTGACGCTGCCGACGGACCGGACCACGGGCTGCCCCTTCGATCCGCCCGCCGAACTGGCAAAGGTGCGCGAGCGGCAGCCGCTCATCCGTATGCGCTACCCCGACGGGCACCTCGGCTGGCTGGTCACCGGCCACTCCGCGGCCCGCGCGGTGCTGTCGGACCCCCGCTTCAGCTCGCGGTACGAACTCCTGCACGCCCTGGTGCCGGACGCCCCCTCCGAGATACCTCCGGCCCCGCCGGGGGACCTCACCGGGATGGACGCCCCCGAGCACACCCGCTACCGGCGGCTGCTCATGGGCAAGTTCACCGTACGGCGCATGAGGCTGCTCACCGAGCGCGTCGGGCAGATCACCGCCGAACACCTCGACGCCATGGAGCGCCGGGGCGGCCCGGTGGACCTGGTGGAGGCGTTCGCGCGGCCGGTACCCGCCCTGATGATCTGCGAACTGCTGGGTGTGCCCTACGCCGACCGGGACCACTTCCAACGGCTCACGGCGACGGTGATGGAACGTGAGACCACCCCCGAAGAAATGATGGCCGCCTACCACGCGCTGCAGGAGTACATCCACGAGCTGGTGCGGGCCAAGCGCTCGGAGCCCACCGACGACCTGCTCGGTGATCTGGCCACCTCCGACCTCACCGACGAGGAACTCGCCGGCGTCGGCGCCTTCCTGCTGGCCGCCGGTCTGGACACCACCACCAGCATGCTGGCGCTGGGCACCTTCGCCCTGCTGCGCAACCCCGGTCAGCTCGCCGCCCTGCGGGCCGATCCAAGCCTGGCCGACCAGGCCGTGGAGGAGCTGCTGCGCTACCTGAGCATCGCCGACCCCATGGTCCGGTCGGCCCTGGAGGACGTCGAGGTGGACGGTCGGCTGATCAGGGCCGGCGAGTCGGTCACCGTCTCCGTCCAGGCCGCCAACCGCGACCCGCTGCGCTTCCCCGACCCCGACACCCTCGACCTGCACCGCAAGGCCACCGGGCACCTGAGCTTCGGCCACGGCATCCACCAGTGTCTGGGGCAGCAACTGGCCCGCGTCGAAATGCGCGTGGCCTTCCCCGCCCTGGTCACCCGCTTCCCCACCCTGCGCCTGGCCGTACCGCCCGAGCAGGTGCCCCTGCGCGCCCATGCGGGCATCTACGGCGTGCACAGCCTCCCTGTCACCTGGGACGAGCGCTGA
- a CDS encoding ferredoxin, with amino-acid sequence MDVSLDRDRCVGAGMCALTAPEVFDQDPEDGRVLLLTRRPPDPHRPAVHEAALLCPAGAISVLGRPVADDTSA; translated from the coding sequence ATGGACGTCTCCCTCGACCGCGACCGCTGTGTCGGCGCCGGGATGTGCGCACTGACCGCTCCCGAGGTGTTCGACCAGGATCCGGAAGACGGCCGTGTGCTGCTCCTGACCCGCCGGCCGCCGGACCCGCACCGGCCGGCCGTGCACGAGGCCGCCCTGCTCTGCCCCGCCGGGGCGATCTCCGTCCTCGGGCGGCCGGTCGCCGACGACACCTCTGCGTAA
- a CDS encoding ATP-binding protein: MADHQESSLTLPSVPASVAAARRFVTGVLADWGLPSDAETIDVTRLIVSELSTNAIQHTFGQSPDFTVEVQLDRDEQLRVGVTDSHPRWPQRLPAAVQQDNGRGMVIVRFLAAESGGRVMVTPTDCGGKTVWIVLPWPRPGT, translated from the coding sequence ATGGCAGACCACCAGGAATCATCCCTCACCCTGCCGAGCGTGCCGGCCTCGGTCGCCGCGGCTCGCAGGTTCGTGACAGGTGTACTGGCCGACTGGGGACTGCCGTCCGACGCGGAGACCATCGACGTCACCCGTCTGATCGTCTCGGAACTGTCCACCAACGCCATCCAGCACACCTTCGGCCAGTCGCCCGACTTCACCGTCGAGGTCCAGCTCGACCGCGACGAGCAACTGCGGGTCGGCGTCACCGACAGCCACCCCCGCTGGCCCCAGCGCCTGCCGGCCGCCGTCCAGCAGGACAACGGCCGCGGCATGGTCATCGTCCGCTTCCTCGCCGCCGAATCGGGCGGCAGAGTCATGGTCACTCCCACCGACTGCGGCGGCAAGACGGTCTGGATCGTCCTTCCCTGGCCCCGCCCGGGAACCTGA
- a CDS encoding helix-turn-helix transcriptional regulator, translating into MHYGPAVRRRKLGAELRRQRALSGLTSCQAARLVDWHQSKISRIETGRSGVKPADVQRLLDAYGVVDAELRALLTALCGGDAGDGTGRDRRGWWHSYRDVLPPVYRDFISLEAEASWARTLETGLVPGLLQTPDYARAVTRAALPGLPDGRVEALVEVRLARQEVLRGHRPLELWVVLEEAVLRRTVGSSAVMAAQLRHLTRMAGLPHVRLQVLPFTAGVHTGTIGPFVIFSFPPTGDMDVVVIDHLTSSLYLEQREDVRAYSDAFATLRGHALSYEKSSAFIARIAAAQQAGDGA; encoded by the coding sequence ATGCATTACGGGCCCGCCGTACGCCGCCGCAAGCTGGGCGCGGAGTTACGGCGCCAGCGGGCGCTGAGCGGACTCACCAGTTGTCAGGCGGCACGGCTGGTGGACTGGCACCAGTCCAAGATCAGCCGGATCGAGACCGGACGCAGCGGCGTCAAACCCGCCGATGTACAGCGCCTGTTGGACGCGTACGGCGTCGTGGACGCGGAGCTGCGCGCCCTGCTGACGGCGCTGTGCGGCGGGGACGCGGGGGACGGCACCGGCCGCGACCGGCGCGGCTGGTGGCACAGCTACCGCGATGTGCTGCCGCCCGTCTACCGGGACTTCATCAGCCTGGAGGCGGAGGCGTCGTGGGCCCGCACACTGGAGACCGGGCTGGTCCCCGGGCTGTTGCAGACGCCGGACTACGCGCGGGCGGTGACCCGGGCGGCGCTGCCGGGGCTGCCGGACGGGCGGGTGGAGGCGCTGGTCGAGGTGCGTCTGGCGCGGCAGGAAGTGCTGCGCGGCCACCGGCCGTTGGAGCTGTGGGTCGTGTTGGAGGAGGCCGTCCTACGGCGGACGGTCGGCTCCTCTGCGGTGATGGCGGCCCAGCTCCGCCACCTGACGCGGATGGCCGGGCTGCCGCACGTGCGCCTCCAGGTGCTGCCTTTCACGGCCGGTGTGCACACTGGCACCATCGGCCCTTTCGTTATTTTCTCCTTTCCGCCAACCGGTGACATGGACGTGGTTGTTATCGACCATTTGACGAGTAGCCTCTACCTCGAACAGCGAGAAGATGTAAGGGCGTACAGCGATGCTTTCGCGACGCTGCGGGGGCACGCCCTCTCGTACGAGAAATCGTCGGCTTTCATTGCCCGGATCGCCGCTGCCCAGCAGGCCGGCGATGGCGCGTGA
- a CDS encoding DUF397 domain-containing protein — MTALPRCPHISLSVHPYGPWRSSSHSAGTNNCVETARLNAELLAVRDSKDTAGPALLFGTGAWRSFVGELTDVRFAHVR; from the coding sequence ATGACCGCACTGCCCCGCTGCCCGCACATTTCTCTTTCCGTTCATCCCTACGGCCCCTGGCGCAGCAGCAGCCACAGCGCCGGAACGAACAACTGCGTGGAGACGGCCCGCTTGAACGCGGAGCTGCTCGCCGTACGCGACTCGAAGGACACGGCAGGGCCCGCGCTGCTCTTCGGCACCGGGGCCTGGCGGTCCTTCGTGGGCGAACTGACCGACGTCCGCTTCGCGCACGTGCGCTGA
- a CDS encoding 8-amino-7-oxononanoate synthase, producing MPQRPVPPTPRNAPFAAVEPALSPDASAPDASAPESSPPGPDAAFGWIDEAREQRRRAGLLRTLRPRPVNSPLLDLAGNDYLGLCRHPEVIRGAAQAAHRWGAGATGSRLVTGSTELHARLESELAAFCGFEAALVLSCGYTANLAAVTALTGPGTLIVSDAGNHASLIDGCRLSRARTAVVPHADPDAVRKSLDGHTGRALAVTDSVFSVDGDAAPLPELAAACRTHGAALLVDDAHGLGVLGDGGRGAPYTAGLAGDADVVATVTLSKSLGSQGGAVLGPARVIEHLVNTARTFIFDTGLAPAAAGAALAALRLLRREPWRAARARTVARELHRRLSAAGLGAVRPDAAVISVRAPSPEQAVRWAADCREAGLAVGCFRPPSVPDGISRLRLTARADLSDRRIEEAVGTIVRTAPTAAWDRRLTI from the coding sequence ATGCCGCAGCGACCTGTCCCGCCGACGCCCCGGAACGCGCCCTTCGCCGCCGTGGAACCGGCCCTGTCCCCGGACGCGTCGGCCCCGGACGCGTCGGCCCCGGAATCGTCGCCCCCGGGTCCGGACGCGGCCTTCGGCTGGATCGACGAGGCGCGTGAGCAGCGCCGCCGCGCCGGACTGCTGCGGACCCTGCGCCCACGCCCCGTCAACTCCCCGCTGCTGGACCTGGCGGGCAACGACTACCTGGGGCTGTGCCGGCACCCGGAGGTGATCCGCGGCGCCGCACAGGCCGCCCACCGCTGGGGCGCGGGCGCGACCGGTTCCCGGCTGGTCACCGGCAGCACCGAACTCCACGCCCGGCTGGAGAGTGAACTCGCCGCGTTCTGCGGCTTCGAGGCCGCCCTCGTCCTGTCCTGCGGCTACACCGCCAATCTGGCCGCCGTCACCGCCCTGACCGGCCCGGGCACGCTGATCGTCTCCGACGCGGGCAATCACGCCTCCCTCATCGACGGCTGCCGGCTCTCGCGCGCCCGCACCGCCGTCGTCCCGCACGCCGACCCGGACGCGGTGCGCAAGTCGCTGGACGGGCACACCGGCCGGGCCCTGGCCGTCACCGACTCCGTCTTCTCCGTCGACGGTGACGCTGCGCCGCTGCCGGAGCTGGCGGCGGCCTGCCGGACGCATGGCGCGGCGCTGCTCGTGGACGACGCCCACGGCCTGGGGGTCCTGGGGGACGGCGGCCGGGGCGCGCCGTACACCGCCGGACTGGCCGGGGACGCGGACGTGGTGGCCACCGTCACCCTGTCCAAGTCCCTGGGGAGCCAGGGCGGTGCCGTGCTCGGCCCGGCCCGGGTGATCGAGCACCTGGTCAACACGGCGCGTACGTTCATCTTCGACACCGGGCTGGCACCCGCCGCGGCGGGCGCCGCCCTGGCCGCGCTGCGGCTGCTGCGCCGGGAACCGTGGCGCGCCGCCCGGGCCCGGACGGTCGCCCGCGAGCTGCACCGGCGGCTGTCCGCCGCGGGGCTCGGCGCGGTCCGTCCGGACGCCGCCGTGATCTCCGTACGGGCCCCCTCGCCCGAGCAGGCGGTGCGCTGGGCCGCCGACTGCCGCGAGGCCGGACTGGCGGTCGGCTGCTTCCGGCCGCCGTCCGTACCGGACGGGATCTCCCGGCTGCGGCTCACCGCCCGTGCCGATCTCTCGGACCGCCGGATCGAGGAAGCGGTCGGCACGATCGTACGGACCGCGCCGACCGCCGCCTGGGACAGGCGGCTGACCATCTGA
- the bioB gene encoding biotin synthase BioB, with translation MDLLNTLVDKGLRRVPPTREEALAVLSTSDDDLLEVVAAAGKVRRRWFGRRVKLNYLVNLKSGLCPEDCSYCSQRLGSKTGILKYTWLKPEEASKAAAAGVAGGAKRVCLVASGRGPTDRDVDRVSQTIAAIKEENQDVEICACLGLLSDGQAHKLRAAGVHAYNHNLNTSEATYGDIATTHTFEDRVQTVRQAQASGLSSCSGLIAGMGESDADLVDVVFALRELDVDSVPVNFLIPFEGTPLAKEWNLTPQRALRILAMVRFVCPDIEVRLAGGREVHLRTLQPLALHLANSIFLGDYLTSEGQAGQDDLAMIADAGFEVEGRGTTTLPPHRADARAAGGCGGGRGDGEDHGGCGDHGGEQSCPPCGSGAQGAGTRTGDGEDTATAPVPRSVPSEEARTKLVTVRRRGAGTELPPNA, from the coding sequence ATGGACCTGCTGAACACGCTTGTGGACAAGGGGCTGCGGCGCGTACCGCCGACCCGCGAAGAGGCGCTCGCCGTGCTCTCGACCTCCGACGACGATCTGCTGGAGGTCGTGGCCGCGGCCGGAAAGGTGCGCCGCCGGTGGTTCGGACGGCGGGTGAAGCTCAACTACCTGGTCAACCTCAAGTCGGGCCTGTGCCCCGAGGACTGCTCGTACTGCTCGCAGCGGCTCGGCTCGAAGACCGGGATCTTGAAGTACACCTGGCTCAAGCCCGAGGAGGCGTCGAAGGCGGCTGCCGCGGGAGTGGCCGGCGGCGCCAAGCGCGTGTGCCTGGTCGCCAGCGGGCGCGGCCCCACCGACCGCGACGTGGACCGGGTCTCGCAGACCATCGCGGCCATCAAGGAGGAGAACCAGGACGTCGAGATCTGTGCCTGCCTCGGTCTGCTCTCGGACGGCCAGGCGCACAAGCTGCGCGCGGCGGGCGTCCACGCCTACAACCACAACCTGAACACCTCCGAGGCGACGTACGGCGACATCGCCACCACCCACACCTTCGAGGACCGCGTCCAGACGGTGCGGCAGGCGCAGGCGTCGGGGCTGTCCTCCTGCTCCGGTCTGATCGCGGGCATGGGCGAGAGCGACGCGGACCTGGTGGACGTGGTCTTCGCGCTGCGCGAGCTGGACGTGGACTCCGTACCGGTCAACTTCCTGATCCCCTTCGAGGGCACGCCGCTGGCCAAGGAGTGGAATCTGACGCCGCAGCGCGCGCTGCGCATCCTGGCGATGGTGCGGTTCGTCTGCCCGGACATCGAGGTACGGCTGGCCGGCGGGCGTGAGGTGCACCTGCGCACGCTGCAGCCGCTCGCCCTGCACCTGGCCAACTCCATCTTCCTCGGCGACTACCTGACCAGTGAGGGCCAGGCCGGGCAGGACGACCTGGCGATGATCGCCGACGCGGGCTTCGAGGTGGAGGGTAGGGGCACCACGACGCTGCCCCCGCACCGGGCGGACGCGCGGGCGGCGGGCGGCTGCGGCGGCGGCCGAGGGGACGGCGAGGACCACGGGGGCTGTGGTGACCACGGGGGCGAACAGAGTTGCCCCCCGTGCGGCAGTGGCGCCCAGGGAGCCGGGACGCGAACCGGCGACGGCGAGGACACCGCGACCGCCCCCGTCCCCCGCTCGGTCCCCTCCGAAGAGGCGCGCACGAAGCTGGTCACCGTCCGCCGCCGCGGCGCGGGTACGGAGCTGCCGCCCAATGCCTGA
- the bioD gene encoding dethiobiotin synthase: MPVLFVTGTGTEIGKTVTTAAVAAAALARGRTVAVLKAAQTGIGPGERGDAAEVARLAGPVTVAETARFPEPLAPATAARRAGRPAVGPAQIAEATARLAASHDLVLVEGAGGLLVRFDEQGRTLADAARLVGAPLLVVASAGLGTLNAVALTALALRSYGLTSPGVVIGSWPAEPDLACRCNLEELHEVAQAPLLGVVPEGAGTLPPDIFRTAAPGWLDPRLDGSAEVSRLVSAHREPAVQGA, translated from the coding sequence ATGCCGGTGCTGTTCGTGACGGGGACGGGTACGGAGATCGGGAAGACCGTCACGACGGCCGCGGTGGCCGCCGCGGCGCTGGCCCGCGGCCGGACGGTCGCGGTCCTCAAGGCCGCGCAGACCGGCATCGGCCCCGGCGAGCGCGGTGACGCGGCGGAGGTGGCACGGCTCGCCGGGCCGGTCACCGTCGCGGAGACGGCCCGGTTCCCCGAGCCGCTGGCGCCGGCGACGGCCGCGCGCCGGGCCGGGCGTCCGGCGGTGGGTCCGGCGCAGATCGCCGAGGCCACCGCGCGGCTCGCGGCCTCGCACGACCTGGTGCTGGTCGAGGGCGCGGGCGGGCTGCTCGTACGGTTCGACGAGCAGGGCCGGACGCTGGCCGATGCCGCACGGCTGGTCGGCGCGCCGCTGCTGGTGGTGGCCTCGGCCGGGCTGGGAACGCTCAACGCGGTCGCGCTCACCGCGCTGGCCCTGCGCTCGTACGGACTGACCAGCCCCGGCGTCGTCATCGGGAGCTGGCCGGCCGAACCGGACCTGGCCTGCCGCTGCAACCTCGAAGAGCTGCACGAGGTGGCGCAGGCCCCGCTGCTGGGCGTGGTGCCGGAGGGGGCGGGCACGCTGCCGCCGGACATCTTCCGTACGGCCGCGCCGGGCTGGCTGGACCCCCGCCTGGACGGCAGCGCAGAGGTGTCCCGGCTGGTCTCCGCACACCGGGAACCGGCCGTCCAGGGCGCGTAG
- a CDS encoding type III polyketide synthase, with protein MATLCRPAVAVPEHVITMEQTLDLARELHGGHPQLDLVLRLIGNTGVRTRHLIQPIEETLAHPGFTARNALYETQAKARVPTVVRQALHHAELTVRDIDMIVYVSCTGFMMPSLTAWLINSMGFRPETRQLPIAQLGCAAGGAAINRAHDFCTAYPRANVLIVSCEFCSLCYQPTDLGVGSLLSNGLFGDAVAAAVVRGDGGTGVRLACNGSHLVPNTEDWISYGVRDTGFHFLLDKRVPGTMAMLAPAMCAMAEPFGWDASGLDFYIVHAGGPRILDDLGQFLDLPSEMFRYSRATLTERGNIASAVIFDALDRLFAEGGAVDSARGIIAGFGPGITAEIALGTWAGAQEAEGEGEQAVRQSAMQAA; from the coding sequence ATGGCAACACTGTGCAGGCCGGCGGTGGCCGTCCCCGAGCACGTCATCACGATGGAACAGACCCTGGATCTGGCGCGTGAACTGCACGGCGGGCACCCGCAACTGGATCTCGTCCTCCGGCTGATCGGAAACACCGGCGTCCGCACCCGCCATCTGATTCAGCCGATCGAGGAGACCTTGGCGCATCCGGGTTTCACCGCGCGCAACGCGCTCTACGAAACCCAGGCCAAGGCCAGGGTGCCGACGGTCGTCCGGCAGGCACTGCACCACGCCGAACTGACCGTGCGCGACATCGACATGATCGTGTACGTGTCGTGCACCGGCTTCATGATGCCCTCGCTGACCGCCTGGCTGATCAACTCCATGGGCTTCCGCCCCGAGACCAGGCAACTGCCCATCGCCCAGCTCGGCTGTGCGGCCGGCGGCGCGGCGATCAACCGCGCCCATGATTTCTGCACCGCCTACCCGCGGGCGAACGTACTGATCGTCTCCTGCGAGTTCTGCTCCCTGTGCTACCAGCCGACCGACCTGGGCGTGGGATCGCTGCTCTCCAACGGCCTCTTCGGGGACGCCGTCGCCGCGGCCGTGGTGCGCGGTGACGGGGGCACCGGGGTACGGCTGGCCTGCAACGGCTCCCACCTGGTGCCCAACACCGAGGACTGGATCTCCTACGGGGTACGGGACACCGGCTTCCACTTCCTCCTGGACAAGCGGGTGCCCGGCACGATGGCCATGCTCGCCCCGGCGATGTGCGCCATGGCCGAACCGTTCGGATGGGACGCCTCCGGCCTGGACTTCTACATCGTCCACGCCGGCGGACCGCGCATCCTGGACGACCTGGGCCAGTTCCTGGACCTGCCCTCCGAAATGTTCCGCTACAGCAGGGCCACCCTGACCGAACGCGGCAACATCGCCAGCGCCGTCATCTTCGACGCGCTGGACCGCCTCTTCGCGGAGGGCGGCGCGGTGGACTCCGCCCGCGGGATCATCGCCGGGTTCGGGCCGGGCATCACCGCCGAGATCGCCCTGGGAACGTGGGCCGGGGCGCAGGAGGCGGAGGGGGAGGGCGAGCAGGCCGTACGGCAGTCGGCCATGCAGGCTGCTTGA
- a CDS encoding ABC transporter ATP-binding protein, with the protein MGETRVVALDGVDVAIARGRFTAVMGPSGSGKSTLMHCLAGLDTVSAGRVWLGEQEITGLDDRELTRLRRDRVGFMFQSFNLLPTLTAEENITLPMDIAGRKPDRRWLQQVIDTLGLGDRLGHRPAQLSGGQQQRVACARALASRPELIFADEPTGNLDSRSGLEVLHVLREAVDELDQTVVMVTHDPGAAAHSDLVLYLADGRIVDEMPQPSADAVLERMQIFAQGAPASREPERDATRTRRTGPDGRKSAQPPGPRATDRPPGHDTGRS; encoded by the coding sequence ATGGGTGAGACCCGGGTCGTGGCGCTGGACGGCGTGGACGTGGCGATCGCGCGCGGGCGTTTCACGGCCGTGATGGGCCCCTCGGGGTCGGGGAAGTCGACGCTGATGCACTGCCTGGCCGGGCTGGACACGGTCTCCGCGGGGCGGGTGTGGCTGGGCGAACAGGAGATCACCGGTCTGGACGACCGCGAGCTGACGCGGCTGCGCCGGGACCGGGTGGGCTTCATGTTCCAGTCCTTCAACCTCCTGCCGACGCTGACGGCCGAGGAGAACATCACCCTGCCCATGGACATCGCCGGCCGCAAACCGGACCGCCGGTGGCTCCAGCAGGTCATCGACACGCTCGGGCTCGGCGACCGGCTCGGGCACCGTCCCGCACAGCTTTCCGGAGGGCAGCAGCAGCGGGTGGCGTGTGCCCGGGCGCTGGCCTCACGACCCGAGTTGATCTTCGCGGACGAGCCGACCGGCAACCTGGACTCCCGCTCGGGCCTGGAGGTGCTGCACGTCCTGCGGGAGGCGGTGGACGAGCTGGACCAGACGGTGGTGATGGTGACCCACGACCCGGGCGCCGCGGCCCACTCCGATCTGGTGCTCTATCTGGCGGACGGGCGGATCGTGGACGAGATGCCGCAGCCCAGCGCCGATGCGGTGCTGGAGCGGATGCAGATCTTCGCCCAGGGCGCGCCGGCGTCCCGCGAGCCGGAGCGGGACGCCACGCGAACGCGGCGCACCGGGCCCGACGGCCGGAAATCCGCCCAGCCGCCGGGGCCGCGGGCCACGGACCGGCCGCCCGGGCACGACACCGGGCGGAGCTGA